From a single Ensifer adhaerens genomic region:
- a CDS encoding transcriptional regulator, RpiR family yields MNSESDLRAVGPRIRMMMPQLTPLETKVVETVFALRDFSEETALKDLADLSGVSEAMVVKIAKKLGFAGYRDFRQAVAHYNRLPTAEMHQELSPEDTSREIVEKVFRTSMHALEETLAILDYEAFDRAADLLVKGRQRDFYGLGGSAQIARDAAHKFLRIGVRAAVYDDTHMMMMSAALLGAEDVVVAFSHSGNSTSVIEAAQLARRNGARIIAITNYGTSALAKASDIVLCSTAQGSPLMGENAAARIAQLNILDALFVVVAQRDYASAERNLDRTMSAVASKRKDKF; encoded by the coding sequence ATGAATTCCGAAAGTGATCTGAGAGCGGTTGGCCCGCGCATCCGGATGATGATGCCGCAGCTGACGCCACTGGAGACCAAGGTGGTCGAGACGGTCTTCGCTCTCAGGGACTTTTCCGAGGAAACTGCGCTGAAGGACCTTGCAGATCTCTCCGGCGTTTCCGAAGCCATGGTGGTCAAAATCGCCAAGAAGCTCGGATTTGCCGGCTATCGCGACTTCCGGCAGGCGGTTGCGCACTACAATCGCCTGCCGACTGCCGAAATGCACCAGGAATTGTCGCCAGAAGACACGTCACGGGAAATCGTCGAGAAGGTGTTCCGCACCTCCATGCATGCGCTAGAGGAGACACTGGCTATTCTGGACTACGAGGCTTTCGACCGTGCGGCAGACCTTCTCGTCAAGGGGCGCCAGCGCGATTTCTATGGCCTCGGCGGTTCGGCGCAGATCGCGCGGGATGCGGCACACAAGTTCCTGAGGATCGGCGTGAGAGCCGCCGTCTATGACGATACGCACATGATGATGATGTCGGCCGCACTTCTCGGTGCGGAAGATGTGGTCGTCGCCTTCTCTCATTCCGGCAACAGTACATCGGTCATTGAGGCTGCCCAACTCGCGCGGCGAAATGGTGCGCGGATCATCGCCATTACCAATTATGGCACTTCGGCTCTCGCCAAGGCGTCTGACATCGTGCTCTGTTCCACCGCGCAAGGCTCCCCGCTGATGGGCGAGAATGCAGCGGCCCGGATTGCCCAGCTCAATATCCTGGATGCGCTTTTCGTTGTGGTCGCACAACGCGATTACGCATCCGCCGAACGCAACCTTGATCGCACGATGTCGGCGGTCGCTTCCAAACGCAAAGATAAGTTCTGA
- a CDS encoding ribose transport system permease protein produces the protein MSDTNSAAKSPASSRAIAFSVRDAGTLIGLLIIFGIFAVLAPDFLTSRNLINILQQSSINACLALGMTLVIISGGIDLSVGPTAAVSAVVTATLLVSGVPVPIALVGGLVIGALCGLVNGLLIAYAGLQPFIVTLGTLSTYRAVALIYTGGNPVLGVPQSFRALFNGSVAGIPNSVVMVAIVAVLAWLLLRKTPLGEYLMAVGGNEEAAYVAGVPIALTKIAAYVISGVLAALASMILIGRLGAAEPILGNLWELDAIAASAIGGASLMGGKGSVAGTLLGAIILGSMRNGLTLMNVQAFYQLLATGLIILVAMMIDRVTRGRG, from the coding sequence ATGTCTGATACCAATTCCGCCGCAAAGTCCCCAGCGTCCTCCCGGGCAATAGCCTTTTCGGTCCGCGATGCCGGAACGCTGATCGGGCTGCTGATCATCTTCGGAATTTTTGCCGTGCTGGCTCCAGACTTCCTGACGAGCCGCAATCTCATCAACATTCTCCAGCAGTCGAGCATCAACGCCTGCCTTGCGCTGGGCATGACACTGGTGATCATTTCCGGCGGGATCGATTTGTCCGTCGGGCCGACCGCGGCCGTTTCGGCCGTGGTCACCGCGACCTTGCTGGTCTCTGGCGTGCCTGTGCCGATCGCCCTGGTCGGGGGTCTCGTGATTGGCGCCCTGTGCGGTCTCGTCAACGGACTGCTCATTGCCTATGCGGGACTTCAGCCGTTCATCGTGACGCTCGGCACGCTGTCGACCTACCGGGCGGTCGCTCTCATCTACACGGGCGGCAATCCGGTTCTGGGCGTGCCGCAATCCTTCCGTGCCCTCTTCAATGGCTCTGTGGCGGGCATACCCAACTCGGTCGTGATGGTGGCGATCGTAGCCGTGCTCGCCTGGCTGCTGCTGCGCAAAACGCCTCTCGGTGAATATCTGATGGCGGTCGGCGGCAATGAAGAGGCGGCCTATGTGGCCGGTGTTCCGATCGCGCTGACGAAGATTGCCGCCTATGTGATTTCGGGCGTGCTTGCCGCTCTGGCCTCCATGATCCTCATCGGTCGCCTGGGTGCCGCCGAGCCCATTCTGGGCAACCTCTGGGAACTGGATGCCATTGCCGCGTCTGCCATCGGAGGGGCCTCGCTGATGGGCGGCAAGGGATCCGTCGCCGGCACGCTGCTCGGCGCCATCATCCTGGGCAGCATGCGCAACGGTTTGACGTTGATGAATGTTCAGGCCTTCTACCAACTTCTGGCCACGGGCCTTATTATCCTTGTCGCAATGATGATCGATCGCGTGACAAGGGGACGGGGATGA
- a CDS encoding ribose transport system substrate-binding protein — MKNLIVAALAATLFAGVVHAADLAPLNSDSEPDRIDWSQLDKKFGPMPAVPAGLKIGGVSKTLTNEYWRSLGEGYKSLAGKLGVSVAYQAAQSEGDQLGQLTIAEGMVTQGYKALLLSPQTDANLQPVMEQAKAAGITVVNVNDAVIPQAEHYVGNVQRDNGVRVANWFVKNRPEGGKVAIIEGQAGVYAAVQRTAGFKKTIEENGKFKVVASVPGNWDRQLSYDAATTILQKNPDLIGFYCNNDGMALGVVEAVKAAGLQGKVVVFGTDGISDAYKSIAAGELTGTVDSFPVLTGEVAMETALRLNAGQKLPRVVATPQALITAENYKQYQGKPEDVRAVLLKAAAN; from the coding sequence ATGAAAAACCTTATCGTCGCAGCTCTTGCTGCCACCCTTTTTGCTGGCGTCGTGCATGCCGCCGACCTCGCACCGCTCAACTCCGACTCCGAGCCAGACCGCATCGACTGGTCGCAGCTGGACAAGAAGTTCGGGCCCATGCCCGCCGTTCCGGCAGGCCTCAAGATCGGCGGCGTTTCCAAGACGCTGACCAACGAATACTGGCGCTCGCTGGGCGAAGGCTACAAGAGCCTCGCCGGCAAGCTGGGCGTCAGCGTCGCCTACCAGGCAGCGCAGAGCGAAGGCGATCAGCTCGGCCAGCTGACAATCGCCGAAGGCATGGTCACGCAAGGCTACAAGGCGCTGCTTCTGTCGCCGCAGACGGATGCCAACCTGCAGCCGGTCATGGAGCAGGCCAAGGCCGCCGGCATCACCGTGGTCAACGTCAATGACGCCGTGATCCCGCAGGCCGAGCACTATGTCGGCAATGTTCAGCGCGACAACGGCGTGCGTGTCGCTAACTGGTTCGTCAAGAACCGTCCTGAAGGCGGCAAGGTTGCCATCATCGAAGGTCAGGCCGGCGTATATGCTGCTGTTCAGCGTACCGCGGGCTTCAAGAAGACCATCGAGGAAAACGGCAAGTTCAAGGTCGTCGCCAGCGTTCCCGGCAACTGGGATCGCCAGCTTTCCTATGATGCGGCCACCACGATCCTGCAGAAGAATCCGGACCTCATCGGCTTCTACTGCAATAACGACGGCATGGCGCTCGGCGTCGTGGAAGCTGTCAAGGCTGCCGGCCTGCAGGGCAAGGTCGTCGTGTTTGGAACCGATGGCATTTCGGATGCCTACAAGTCTATCGCCGCCGGCGAACTCACCGGCACTGTCGACAGCTTCCCGGTCCTGACCGGCGAAGTCGCGATGGAAACCGCGTTGCGCCTTAATGCGGGCCAGAAGCTGCCGCGCGTCGTTGCAACACCCCAGGCGCTGATCACGGCTGAAAACTACAAGCAGTACCAGGGCAAGCCGGAAGACGTTCGCGCTGTGCTTCTGAAGGCTGCCGCCAACTGA
- a CDS encoding transcriptional regulator, PaaX family, with amino-acid sequence MRLDDTETERGLQIHPTDHISPERSTTQDLILSLFGLFALDREVNAAFEMALIVRLLEQLSISEGAVRVTLHRMVKRGVLDRRRQGRSSAFFLTEDGVALLARGRKRVFSSDPFVQQGAGWTLLTTMPPSASDRARYHFQTRLQWAGFGAVDTRVWLAPGRVDVAELMKDVLPQDELQEMCVLHGEIVAPSQLERLIARAWNTADIQAAHLRFLAEWEERPVSSPALPDLLLLVQQWTGLVLDDPGLPGSVLDPQWPAPRSTATFYRLFPLLREKADDEFARLLTEAV; translated from the coding sequence ATGAGACTGGACGACACAGAGACAGAAAGAGGGCTGCAGATTCACCCGACCGATCATATTTCCCCTGAACGCAGCACTACCCAGGACCTGATTTTAAGTCTGTTCGGTCTTTTTGCCCTGGATCGGGAGGTAAACGCTGCGTTTGAAATGGCACTGATTGTCCGCCTTCTCGAGCAGCTTTCGATTTCCGAAGGTGCGGTGCGGGTCACCCTCCACCGAATGGTGAAACGGGGCGTATTGGACCGTCGACGCCAGGGCCGCTCCTCGGCATTCTTTCTGACGGAGGACGGTGTTGCCCTGTTGGCGCGGGGACGCAAGCGCGTCTTCTCGTCAGACCCTTTCGTGCAGCAAGGCGCCGGCTGGACGCTCCTTACGACGATGCCCCCCAGTGCATCGGATCGCGCACGCTATCACTTCCAGACGCGGCTCCAGTGGGCGGGGTTCGGTGCCGTCGATACCCGCGTCTGGCTCGCACCCGGACGCGTCGATGTCGCAGAACTGATGAAGGATGTCCTGCCGCAGGATGAGCTGCAGGAGATGTGCGTCCTGCACGGTGAGATCGTTGCTCCAAGCCAGTTGGAACGACTGATAGCGCGGGCTTGGAACACGGCCGACATCCAGGCCGCGCATTTGAGATTCCTGGCCGAGTGGGAGGAGAGGCCTGTCTCCAGCCCCGCCCTGCCGGACCTGCTGCTGCTTGTGCAGCAGTGGACCGGGCTGGTGCTGGACGACCCTGGCCTGCCCGGTTCGGTCCTTGATCCTCAATGGCCGGCACCGCGCTCGACGGCCACATTCTATCGGCTCTTCCCCCTTCTGCGGGAAAAGGCCGACGACGAATTCGCGCGCCTTCTCACCGAAGCCGTCTGA
- a CDS encoding ribokinase, producing MTSAPLVTVFGSLHYDIAVNGPARPRKGETVTGTSWYPKCGGKGGNQAVSAARAGARTEIIGAVADDDFGRTLIANLFRKGVGHAHVRRDAERSTGMSVAIFDADGDYGAVIVSGSNLTLGDADVEAAGHLLATSAVLVLQNEIPDAANVAAAKRVRSAGGEVLLNAAPARTLSSDLAALVDVLVVNAIEAEMLSGTDVVETLEGALAAARLLAGSYPHVVVTAGGAGVAYANAQGETLTLDPIRITVASTHGAGDEFIGVLAASRAKGLDFPVALDLANRAAAKLVSTPENQRD from the coding sequence ATGACCTCCGCACCGCTCGTCACCGTCTTCGGCAGCCTCCATTACGACATCGCCGTCAACGGCCCGGCACGGCCACGCAAGGGCGAAACGGTGACCGGAACCTCCTGGTATCCGAAATGCGGCGGCAAGGGTGGTAATCAGGCGGTTTCGGCGGCGCGTGCGGGTGCCAGGACGGAAATCATCGGAGCCGTGGCCGATGACGATTTCGGCAGGACGCTGATCGCCAATCTTTTTCGCAAGGGCGTAGGACATGCCCATGTGCGCCGCGACGCGGAGCGTTCCACCGGCATGAGCGTCGCCATCTTCGATGCCGATGGTGATTACGGGGCAGTCATCGTGTCGGGTAGCAATCTAACACTCGGAGACGCAGACGTCGAAGCCGCGGGTCATTTGCTCGCAACAAGCGCCGTCCTTGTCCTGCAGAACGAGATACCGGATGCCGCGAATGTCGCGGCGGCGAAGCGCGTAAGGTCTGCGGGGGGCGAAGTCCTCCTCAATGCGGCGCCAGCGCGCACCCTCTCTTCCGACCTTGCCGCTCTCGTCGATGTCCTTGTCGTGAACGCGATCGAGGCGGAAATGCTGTCCGGGACGGATGTGGTGGAAACACTGGAAGGCGCATTGGCCGCCGCAAGACTTCTCGCCGGAAGCTATCCGCATGTCGTCGTCACCGCCGGCGGCGCTGGCGTGGCCTATGCGAATGCGCAAGGCGAAACCCTGACACTCGATCCGATCCGCATCACCGTTGCGAGCACGCATGGCGCCGGTGACGAGTTCATTGGCGTTCTTGCGGCTTCGCGGGCAAAGGGTCTCGATTTCCCCGTGGCTCTGGACCTCGCCAACCGTGCAGCTGCCAAACTGGTGAGCACACCGGAAAACCAGAGGGATTAA
- a CDS encoding xylose isomerase, giving the protein MDIAVTDQRFATRLNSFASGAHLAWPDHKGKPSVMMMAERAASVKGLTDLDLNYPDHVSEDPAQIARQLGDLGLSVNGFAMRYYTNPAFKLGAFTNPDPSVRREAIDLTKKGIDAARAAGSSLMTIWLGQDGFDYAFQVDYKQVWDHEIEGIREVCAHDPDCLISIEYKPNEPRSYSLLPDCATTLLAIDEVGAANLGVTLDFAHVLYADEQPAFAAALVALRSRLLGVHLNDGYAKRDDGLMVGAVHAQQTIELLRQIRRDGYEGAIYFDTFPDFTGLDPVKECEVNIATVQRMLKVVDRLEQDNRLTDAIDRQDAVASQGILQELMLG; this is encoded by the coding sequence ATGGATATCGCCGTGACAGATCAACGTTTCGCAACTCGCCTCAATTCCTTCGCCTCCGGAGCCCATCTTGCCTGGCCCGATCACAAGGGCAAGCCTTCCGTGATGATGATGGCTGAGCGCGCTGCCTCGGTGAAGGGATTGACGGATCTGGACCTGAACTATCCCGACCATGTCTCTGAGGACCCGGCCCAAATCGCTAGGCAGTTGGGCGATCTTGGGTTGAGCGTCAACGGTTTCGCGATGCGTTACTATACCAACCCGGCGTTCAAGCTCGGCGCCTTCACCAACCCTGATCCTTCTGTCCGGCGCGAGGCAATCGATCTGACCAAGAAGGGGATCGATGCCGCACGCGCGGCCGGCAGCAGCCTCATGACGATCTGGCTGGGGCAGGATGGTTTCGACTATGCCTTCCAGGTGGATTACAAACAGGTATGGGATCACGAAATCGAGGGAATTCGTGAAGTTTGCGCGCATGATCCGGATTGCCTGATTTCGATCGAGTACAAGCCGAACGAGCCGCGATCCTACAGCCTTCTGCCTGATTGCGCGACGACGCTTCTGGCGATCGATGAAGTTGGCGCCGCCAATCTCGGCGTCACGCTCGATTTCGCCCATGTGCTCTACGCCGACGAGCAGCCGGCTTTCGCCGCTGCCCTTGTTGCCCTCCGTTCGCGTCTGCTCGGCGTGCATCTCAACGATGGTTACGCCAAGCGTGACGACGGCCTGATGGTCGGCGCGGTACATGCCCAGCAGACCATCGAGCTTCTGCGCCAGATCCGCCGCGACGGATATGAGGGCGCGATCTATTTCGACACATTTCCGGATTTCACGGGGCTCGACCCCGTCAAGGAATGCGAGGTGAACATCGCAACCGTGCAGCGCATGCTGAAGGTTGTCGATCGCCTCGAGCAGGACAATCGCCTGACTGATGCGATTGACCGCCAGGATGCCGTTGCGTCTCAGGGCATCCTCCAGGAGCTGATGCTCGGCTAA
- a CDS encoding ribose transport system ATP-binding protein, with the protein MNVPRLSFEGITKEFPGVKALSSVSFEIAPGEIHALLGENGAGKSTLLKILSGVYRPTAGDVRVDGVAQAFRNPDDARRAGIAMIHQELQQVPNLTVAQNMFLGNSMTTLGGLVVKRREQERRAAEVLSMIDPGIDPSQPISSLRVAQRQVVEIARALLNKARIVAMDEPTSSLTPAEFDRLADIIRGLSASGVAVIYVSHKLDEVFSVCQRASVMRDGQLVGIADLASTRPDQVVAMMVGRELAKEQHQSFRTEEVTMSLSGVSTQRIRNVSFDLHRGEVLGIAGLVGAGRSEVLRAIGGVDRITSGTVTLRGKPLSISCPRDAINAGIGFLPEERKREGIIPGRSVTSNVALASLPAFARGGIIQHSRVRKTAETLLQRVNLRPFLLDRPIRLFSGGNQQKAIIARWLAAGSKFLLFDEPTRGIDIGAKSEIYRLIEQLAKEGHSVIVVSSELPEIIRLSDRVLIMRDGAVAAELTRHELNEETIVAHAVGTASGKSGREEQYNV; encoded by the coding sequence ATGAACGTACCGCGGCTTTCCTTTGAAGGCATCACCAAGGAATTTCCTGGGGTCAAGGCGCTCTCCTCGGTCAGCTTCGAGATCGCACCCGGCGAAATCCACGCGCTGCTCGGCGAAAATGGCGCCGGGAAATCGACGCTTCTGAAGATCCTCTCGGGCGTCTATCGTCCGACCGCCGGTGACGTGCGTGTCGATGGCGTCGCCCAGGCTTTTCGCAATCCCGATGACGCCCGCCGCGCCGGCATTGCAATGATTCACCAGGAATTGCAGCAGGTTCCGAACCTGACCGTGGCCCAGAACATGTTCCTGGGCAATTCGATGACGACATTGGGCGGCCTGGTTGTGAAGCGCCGGGAGCAGGAGCGCCGTGCCGCTGAAGTTCTCTCGATGATCGATCCCGGCATCGATCCGTCGCAGCCGATCTCCAGCCTGCGGGTCGCCCAGCGACAGGTTGTCGAAATTGCCCGCGCACTTCTCAACAAGGCGCGCATTGTCGCCATGGACGAACCGACATCGAGCCTCACCCCGGCTGAATTCGATCGGCTTGCGGACATCATACGGGGGCTTTCGGCGAGCGGCGTTGCAGTCATTTACGTCTCGCATAAGCTCGATGAGGTGTTCAGCGTGTGCCAGCGGGCAAGCGTCATGCGCGACGGCCAGCTGGTTGGGATCGCCGATCTCGCCTCCACGCGGCCCGACCAGGTCGTTGCCATGATGGTGGGCCGCGAACTGGCGAAGGAACAGCATCAGAGCTTCCGCACCGAGGAAGTGACGATGTCACTCTCCGGCGTTTCGACCCAACGCATCCGCAATGTCTCGTTCGACCTGCATCGTGGCGAGGTGCTGGGCATTGCAGGTCTCGTCGGGGCAGGGCGCAGCGAAGTGCTTCGCGCCATCGGCGGCGTCGATCGCATCACGAGCGGAACGGTGACATTGAGGGGCAAGCCCCTCTCGATCTCCTGCCCGCGCGACGCCATCAACGCCGGCATCGGCTTCCTGCCGGAAGAGCGCAAGCGCGAGGGCATCATTCCGGGCCGCTCGGTCACCTCCAACGTTGCGCTGGCCTCGCTGCCCGCCTTCGCGCGCGGCGGCATCATTCAGCATAGCCGTGTCCGCAAGACTGCCGAAACGCTGCTGCAGCGGGTCAATCTGCGTCCGTTCCTGCTCGACCGCCCGATTCGGCTGTTCAGCGGCGGCAATCAGCAGAAGGCGATCATCGCCCGCTGGCTCGCGGCTGGCTCGAAATTCCTGCTGTTTGACGAGCCTACGCGCGGCATCGACATCGGCGCAAAGTCGGAGATCTACCGGCTGATCGAGCAACTTGCGAAGGAAGGGCACTCAGTGATCGTCGTCTCTTCCGAGCTGCCGGAGATTATTCGTCTCTCGGACCGTGTTCTGATCATGCGCGACGGTGCCGTCGCTGCCGAGCTTACGCGCCACGAACTCAATGAAGAAACCATCGTCGCCCATGCCGTAGGCACTGCCTCCGGGAAGTCCGGCAGGGAGGAGCAATACAATGTCTGA